The genomic stretch tgacttttagaaccctagtcatcccatcttggcctttagaaagtagtgagataaccggctttggtgaagactgaagttggttgatactcgatactacactcattgagatcctaaacttggagggttttggttggcaagtaagttgcctactgaacaaccacccttgtgaaggatcaatgattttgagatcccttagaacctggttacttttgtaggacaggatgaatcaactaaacttcaggggagggtacttacctttaaacctcatgcaagccttcaaacctagggctattgtgtgacttgtttatgtgtaccacatgtttgtgattgagcataacatcatagcatcatcatgcatcataagcatagcattttcactaaccatttcaaggaccaaaggatttatctttattacaggtcatggcttctgctcgtaggaatactatccggatcaactttgtaggaatacctcataagcttaaggaattggtctctcaagtttctgaaaactcccagttcatcaagaggcatggtcacctactggatctagtcacttcagggttcaatgaagacatgatgagtgtcctgtttcagttctttgaccctaaacatcattgcttcacatttcccgactatcagctggttcctacaatggaagagttctccaagcttctgggtatacctattcttgatcagaaacccttcacaggcttggaaaaagagcctaaacctgaagtcattgctgcagccttacatttaaagaaatcagacattgtcctagaaacaaggagtggagttaagggtattcttgctaaggtattggtggagaaagctcaagtatccctgaaggctatgagttatgatgcttttgaggagatcttagccctattgatttatggcttagtactgttccccaatccagaccagttcatagacgtacacgccatcaacatatttctgactcgcaatccagtgcctacattacttggagacatcttacactctctttatacccgtactacgaaggcacgaggaactctgatgtgttgcatacctctattatctaggtggtttatttctcaccttcctcgatcagtgatgaagaatgaacaagggttcaagtggtccaagaggattatgtcactttctcattcagatattcattggtgctctagatctatggagaatgttaccatcattgaccgttgtggggagttccctaatgtgccactccttggcataagaggggcattacctacaacccttctttagctctatgtcagtttggttacgctcggactgatggtcctcataacatgcttattcagggtattgtgttcgactacgacaacgatcttcaaggttaccgtcaaaggttcatacgagtgtcataccccgattttgctcctgaattttttatgtttgtgtggcatgcttggcctaactTTACTTTGGTTTTGTATGAGGTTTGTGGTCTTGATCCAAAGccatggtgttgtgattgtggatatTTCTATGGTttgggtcatctgaacaaccagGTTTCTTGTGTGGCAAGCCACTTactagtcatgttattggttcatggatactatgccaaaaccctaaccttatggtctcatttcatgtttttgttcatacacattatcagtcaagttattttctttccaaaagtcaaacattcaagccAATTGTGAAAACAATCTCCAATCATTTTTTCAAACCATTCCCATCCATTTCATCCATTTTAAACCAGTACATTTGATTCTATACAAGAAAGTACAAGTTTTGACATTTTTGAGCAAATGTTGATTTTGGTTAATAGTTTGACTTTTCGGACAACTTTGACCAAAAGTCAATCCAATATCCAATAAACCTTCCATTGTTTTCTTTGAGAGGAATGGATTGGAAAGAAGCAAGTTTAGTGTTACAAAAAAGAGATTATGATGCTATAAAGATATGGTATTTTAGCAACAATCATTGGTACGTGAGGCATGAAATTAGATACTTGAAGCAAGATGAAGTCAGGTTCTTATGGAATcaagaaaaaaaaaacttttgCAGTTGATTTGTTGGACTCTTGGTGGTCAGGTTACAGTTTACAATTTTGTTTGGATTACAGCTGTTATGGACAATTCCGTTGCATTAGTCATCGATGGTTCTAATATTAATGTAACACCATTTTCCTTATCTTTAATTCCACCTCCCATGTATTTATTTAGCCTAAAATTTTCTTCCCATGTACGGGGTATGGCTGTATATTGTAAAAACTCCAAGAACAAGTTAGCTGCATTTCTTTCGGATGGTAGTTTATGTGTTGTAGAGCTTCCATCAATTGAAACCTGGGAAGAACTAGAGGGGAAAGAGTTCATTGTTGAAGCCTCTCATACTGAAATGGTGTTCGGATCCATATTACATCTTGTATGGTTGGATTCACATAAGCTGTTATCTGCTTCACATTATGGTTCTAGACATAGCAATGACTTATTCCAAACATCACTCGATAAGGATGCACTTCCAGGCTTCTTTTTGCAGGAATTAGAACTTGAATGTCCTGAGGATATTGTTCCAGGATTGCCGACATGTTCTGGCTGACATGCAATAGTTTCAAAACAAAATAACCTTAAAGAGCTTGTTATTGGCGTTACTCCAAACCCTGCTAGTAAATCTTCAGCATTTATGCAGTTTTCTGAGGGTaaaatcaaagagtatttacCGAAAATGGGCACTGGTGGTGGATCTCTAGAGCAAGAATTTCAAGGATTTTCAGCAGTCTGCCCGGGGATGGGTGTAGCGTTGGTCGGAAGTGTTGGCTAGTCAAAACCTGTGCTTTTTGGACTGGATGAGATTGGCAGATTGCATACTAGCGGGGGTATAGTGGTTTGCAACAACTGCAGCAGTTTTTTCCATTTTTTACTCAAATTTGGCAGACCAATAACAGCagaaaaaggaagaaaatgaAAACTACATACATATATGGGAAAGAGGTGCCAAAACTGTTGGGGTTTTACATGGAGATGGACCTAACCACTTACAAAAGTAATTATGTTACTGTTTGAAGaacaaattaaaaaaatcaaCAAAAGGCAATAAAGGCACATGAGCGCTCAAGGGCTCAAATGATGACTTTCACGGTTGTTTCGTCGCCGCCAACACATATTCTTGGCTCCACAAGGGCGCCCTTTCTCGCGAGCACGGATCTCTGCAAAGTTGAACAAGAGAACAAGTTGCTAAGGTTTAGAAAAGATCATCTTGAATTTGCAGATGAACATGATTTGAATGGAAATTCTACAGCTGCCTATGAATGCAACCAGAAGGCTGTTGATGTTTTTTACCTGTGACGGCGTGAGAACTAATTCAGTCGACCATCCGACATGTTTTAGGCTTATATTGACAGCATTCTTCTGACCGGCAAGAAATGCATCCAAGTCTCTGACTGGTACATCGAAAAAACAGCACCCTGTCCATCTGCTATGAGCATGAGCAAACTCAGCACTAAACAAAAGAGAGTCAGTTGGAAAGCCATGAGCATAATACCTGTTTTTGGATCCAGAGATCTTGCAGTACTCCCTACACCTGTCATCATATTATTCGGATCCTCCATTCCTCATTTGATATAATCTAGGGATTCACAGACTTTATATATACTTGGAGTATGTCTCTAGTGGGTCTATCTATAAACTGCTTCAAGAATACGGACAGTTAGGTGAAATTGCAATTCGGAATTACACCCGGCAAATTCTTTTAGGACTTGCATATTTGCATGCAAAGAACATTGTTCACAGGGACATCAAAGGAGCAAACATATTGGTGGACCCTAATGGACACATAAAACTGGCAGATTTTGGGATGGCTAAGCGTATAACTAGGCAGTCTCTTCCATTTTCTTTTAAAGGAAGTCCTTACTGGATGGCACCTGAGGTTATAAGAAAATCAAATGGTTCACTTATGTTTTCCCCATGACTCGGATTTTTTGGCGAATCAGCAGTTACAGAATCATCACATGCATCTAGAACAGAATTGCTTGTGCTAGCATTATTATCACCAAATTCCAATTCATTGTTATCATCATCTTCATTCTCTAACATACCGTCAACTCTTTCAGTATAACATGGAAGTTCATCCATCGAACCAATCTCAACTGTCATGTGCTGTGGCAAGTCCGGGCAACCAGCGCAATGTTTCATATATTTTGTTGAGAAGAAGTTCACTGTCATATCCATGCTCTCCCAGGAAGGAAGGATAAGCATTGTGTATGCAAGTTTGATCTTATTGGCAACTCCTGAGAGGGATTTAAAACCAACAGCTGCTTTTCTTACGGCCAATGATTCAATAGGGTGTTGCCAAGCCCATTCCAACTGAAGTGCAGACACGTTTGTTGGGAAGTCATATATACACAAAATTTTCTAGATGTGGTGCAGCAGAAGTACTCGACGGATTAAATGTTGATAATAATGCTATCATAGATGAAGCAAAAGCCGATGCAGTGATTGGACAGTCACAACAGCAATTCCTTGTTCGTACTGGGGCCATAGAAATGGGAGAAACGACATCTCATTCTGAATATTCAGATAACCAGCCGCGTTATACACTTTTACATCAGATTGACGGGTTTGCTCGTTTAGTACTGAAAGATAAGTTGGCAATACTAAGAGCTGCAGAGTCAATTGCCATATGCATATTGCATTCAAGAAGGCTGGTGCGGTAAATCAATTAATACGGCTTTTGAGTTCCAATGATGATGCAATCCAACTGACAGCCACTCAAGCATTGGAAGCGCTGTCTGCTAGCAAACATGATTTTACCACCAAGCAGCAGCAACAGCCTGCAAAACCAGTTGAAACAAACCATGGACAGTTAGAGGAACTGAGTTCACTGCTGCAGAAGATGGAAGAGCATAAGGAAAATGGTTTGTGAAGCAGAAGAGCTTATATCAGAGATGGATAAGAAAGTACCTCGTCAGGTTTTGCCTGCGAACTTCACGCCAAACGCGAACAGTAACGGTTCATCTCTGTTTGAGAGCATCATGCATAAGTTTATCAAGACCGATGATGGCAATAAAGTTAGCAAGAGGAGCCAGTCATCAGATTCCGATAGCTTCCCCAAATTGTCTCCATCATCAACTATATTTACTGATACTAACTGCAAAGGACTGTATAAAGAAACAACATCTTATTCCAAACCTATAACAAAACCATCTGCCACAATTTCATTCATCATTCTTCAACCACTAACTTTAGCCATAACAATTCAAAGAAAACCAAAGCACAAGCACACTTGCCTTTAACAGTTACCATTTCAGCAGATTACTTTTGATCTGATAACCTCATCTCCTAATTCCAATTTATCATGTCACCTACTGCAGCCAGTCTATGCATTAAAACCATCACTCTTCAAAATATCCATTATCCCAAGTCAAACCAAACTCACCATTTTTTTACTGCGGTAAAAAGGCACACATTAATCAGTCAATTTGCAAAACCTACAGTGCAAAACCATTAACCAACAGTCAGAGGGCAAAGTCCAAAAACATCCCAAATTGATATGAGGTCAAAGCAGAGAAGAAAGGATACCTTTTCTTGAATCTAACATGGATAGGGCAATCCAATTTCTGAGCCtccaaagtgctttgcagagTAACTTTTCTGGAACACAAGGGCACCAATTTTTaaccctaattcacagaataTAAAAGGAGGATGAATCAGTAAACAACGGGGGACCTAGAGGCAAAATCTGAAGCAaagaaaaccctaatttctaaagGTTAGAGGCGGCCACTATTCACAGAAGACTTGGAGGCGAAAGTCTGAAACAAAGAAAAATCCCAAAATCGattacctggaggccagcttCTTCACGCCTTTCACCACCGTCGTGACATTTTGTAAGAACTTCTCCTTTTTTCCTTTTATCCTTTTCATATGCTTGTTGATGGAGATATCgtgtgagtgagagagagatGTTGAGAGTTGAGAGAAAGCGATTTTGGTGAGAGCGCGATTGAGAGGGTTTTGGTGAGAATGAGAGATAGGTGCGAACGAGATTGAGAGAGCGATGAGGGAGAGATTTCTCTGAGCTTGAGGGAGTTCGTGAGGTTGGGGAGAGGTGGAAGGAAGACGAGTTCCTGCTTCGTCGTCTCCATTtcgttcttttcttttttttaattttttttctaattcctttttatttaatttaatttgttttttttaacagaggtaaaaaccataaaaatgtttatatgttagtattttcttttattgttcttaatttttttttttttttatccCGGTTCATATATTTAAAGTAGCATCAAAATATTAAATAATCctgagtggtctggtggagaagggcagtgtgcatattcttgagtggggtgggttcaacACTCATGTGTGGcatttttttggcatttttattTCTCTTAgttatattatttttcttttagcatttttttattcttttagtatTTTGTTAATATCTTTTTTATGTCTATTATAATTTCATTTGTTAGTAAATGCATAgttcaaaaaccattttttcaaactataaaaatcatacttttctcggtttaatatcgagcccactttttacacccttgtaagtcgattgctttttaagcatcgccatcgacctcacatagcttactcttgggctttcttacaatgagccggttccttcgcacttacactcatacattgtttaatgctcattcattttgtttctttgattatttgatttgatcatgtacttgtttaaatatcttattgtttgattgttgcctacttgtatggtgtatgaggcatgtattattattgtttgtttgccatgaacaacccccattcataacaaatgtacccctctcccatgaaatgtataaaatttactctttcattctttattcacctgttaatacaagaattaaaatgaacattcgataaccatttcaaaacaagatcaaaacctcgatccaacgtcgagtaatcatttttcaaaacctaacagaaccagcacgtattcatccacccccttgtaagtcgattgctttatgcatcgccatcaaccttgtaagtcgattgcttcatgcatcgccatctacctttatccctaacacttctccttgctcctTTCGTCGATTCTCGTTCCGActaggtagcacccattagatagacccctttgtatgataacataggtagaatccccattttctttgcatgctaacattaggtagatattcccatttgtaaatcctaacacttaagtacacatcgcatgacaactctagggcagagcttccccatttcttttagacctttccgagcgtctccgatcttgtggcatgtagtccatcctattgcaaagaggtaaccgcctaagactcgattcagtgagctgcgacacctactgctaggatgtggacacattgcccactctcctttgacacaactggtgtcctcctttgtaagtccatgttcagatggcaatccctatgtaggggaactacatcgccctgatccttgttccagacgaggtatgtaggcaggtggtcgtgcgagaccactccgggcacctttctttttctttttgtgtgtcttttggttcggatgttgatgtaagtccagtgattggcagtcgggctccacgtttgcccttttgtgtgtgttttggttcggatgctgatgtaagtccagtgattggcagtcaggctccacgtttgcccttttgtctgtgttttggttcggatgctgatgtaagtccagtgattggcagtcaggctccacgtttgcccttttgtctgtgttttggttcggatgctgatgtaagtccagtgattggcagtcgggctccatgtttgccacctttttgtgtgtaggtgtcttgttttgtttggcgtgcgtgtagccgaactacggcaactctgattctcatgttcagatgagatacgtaggcccaagatgcgatgtcttgccgagtttgactaacgactaacaactaatccttgtttgctttcgcccttgttgcgatcctttctctcgccctcgttgcgatcgagaccttcccttttctcttgccctagttgcaatcgagaccctcattcccgtagttagtttgaactacgttttgctctgattctcattcccgatgagatacgtaggcataagacgcgatgtcttagcgagcacactcctctttaacccataggtagccgagctacgaagactctgattctcattccagatgagatacgtatgcagtggatgcgacatccgtgcgagtcatttttctcttgacccttttagtaaatagtacattagataaacacacaccctttagacaagaaacaacaagagtggatcccgtagagtactacggatgcgtaggggtgctaataccttcccttcgcataaccgactcccgaacccaagatttggttgcgagaccttgtcttttccttttctttctccaggtttacttcgagcgtttcctttccctcctttgggataaataacgcacggtggcgactcttctgtcttttctttctcgccggttgttttttttcgcagACCGTATTTTTtgggttgcgacagctggcgactctgctggggaaccggtttccctaagcgagtccctcctagcttttgtagttttcttgtttgttgggtgtttattcttttgtacagttatttattttcggcatttacctgctttaccttattgcattcatgtacatatgcttgctgtatctgtgggttgtttgtttgttgggttgggactgttctacgagagataagcccactacccaggcttgagtgtacacataggtgttagagtggatagtcatgaggcttgcgtggtatgttgctacgtcaagtcgttcatgagacccacattccagacgaggtttcttttggatatattctgtcctatgggtgttccataacgacagatattcctttagaaatcatcgactctggtgaccatttcccgagaactcagtcgaggcctctcctccgagacgtgattatgttagctctggtgggcgcattctcactgctcaatccgaggaccccgagattgggaacttgctttaggatgtcctgttgaggggagtcagcagaggtcttttatcccgtaataatgccaaaccttcagtggtaaacgtattattctcgactgaagggctgaagctgacaaacttctgttcttagaacctaccagtgaggggcgggctaaattcaggaaaccttaacctccaaccaacccggttttctggagcagagttttgatattatattcctcagtgggtttctcttcagacagtgcaacccgacaaattttcaagcagatacagcaaccttgatttccatgtcactacattgcatcacatcattttgcattcatatcatttaacacatgtttatccatttctagggggtttacatcttcttcttgattccggtcggggttttctggttctcctgagatggatattggcagaaagagacacgtcgcttacaagtttccagtggtttgtttggagtctattcaacaactgatgaagtcaatggatcacgattctctagaaggattccggaaagattacggtttgattctaagcttcgtcacggttctctccaaagatcaacacgatgctctctttacactgctgcagttctatgaccctccattgaggtgtttcacattcccggattatattttggtccctactttggaggagatttccagttttctcagagttcctattAAGTCACAGTTGTTATTCTACAGTTCTGAGCTTATacccgatctcagcatggttgcttcggccacatatttggggaaatcagtcttgaaagctaatatgtgtcagaagggaggagtcagcggttttcatttgagtttcttactgggagaggcaaagaagaagcttgaagatggtgaccagaggggtttcaatgctgtgttggctctctgtgtgtatgggattgtcctgttccctaatgttgcaaaatttgtggacaTAGACGCAATAtgcctcttcgtgttgggaaatccagtgccgaccttgttgggagatttccttcattcggtgcatcacaggaatgagaatagaaagggaggattgttgaattgttgtgcgcctttgttttataagtggttcagttctcacctacccaaatcaggagcgttcgttgatgtcgaggactcgttgagttggtcgaagagattgatggggttgagagctgaagatatttcttggtggtctgaccggagcttgcttcgggcggatattattcacagttgtgggagCTTCCCAAATGTAccattggtaggaagaagaggaggaatcaactataatccttctctagcagtcagacagtttgggtATTCTTTAAGGACTCCGCCTTTGGAAAtggatgtggaagaatctctatttttccattctgcgcctgatttgactgtatcccgtaaagcagctgaggcttggctcaaggtgatcaagagaggaagaactgtgcttggaaaaggagattgtagaacttaccctcagtatggagagtggcttcaaggaagagtcgaagagttggGTTTGCCGTTTCCTGtagaagaacctttgtatccaccgACTCCTGCGCggtcaacaatggtgagccgagaggagtatgacaaattgaagaaatccatggaggagcttcaagttgaaaactcggagttaagtgtgaagttgcaagactatatgcatcaattccatgaggcagcatatcagaagggggaagccgtcagattgcaaggggaagcagaagggaaattagctgtggaggtggacttcttcaggaagacagacaaggccttgggatcatccagttctgagttgaagcgagtcaagcaacaattaatggatgctcatggtaaattagctgggtggcaagagcgatgggatgcattttcaacttctcggaaggcaaaggaggaggagatggtgactgaactgactggtcagatggagaaattgaagactttgttgaaagagaagaaccatgagcttctgtgtgcccgttctaccaatggttacatcaccgatcaactcaatgatgctcgaggacagattgaagaacttaaggtgttggcaggtttgaagaagtccagacttgaagaggtattcggagaagatgatgggaattactacagagagcacatcaacgagatggatggagttattcaccagaggaatctgcttatccggcgtttgacagaatctccagatcatcccgacacgatagcattactggctgaagtgaggagcagtccttatggtttgtacacaggaggctgagtcctgatttttgttcctccctttacttttGCTTTATTGCtgtgtagtgatgatccacaggcttgttgtggaaatcctcttttgatgtactatCGGCTAAGGCCATTCTCTTTGATTTTATCTATATGAAGACCTTCTctctattgcatcttgatctccgaagtttatggctcgattttctcgtgagactggaatcaagggggtagaatacctttttgaagtgataaacatgtcattgcattaacatttcatttttgcatattcttgcataacaggtgtcgtcgcggtgttctcatattatttggtgttccatcagcaggatagccGATTCAGGAgttcaccggtacggtacccgcagaaaccagcaaAGAGCAATGGAGAatctacaagcagagctcgcagagatgagggtccgcatgaaccaGTTCATGGACGTGGTCCAGGGAGTAGCGCAGGGACAGCAagagattagacaaatgatacaaaggaatccTGCAACTACCCAACCAGAGGTTGTGACTGATCCTCCAGTTGGAGAGGTTAATGGACCGGGGGCTATCCCAATTCCACATAACAATcctgatcaacaacccatccacgatgatcaagatgatcagttcttgctgccggaagactttggcatgggccatggcatggatcccatgttcaggagattagaggagaggctgaaggcggtggaaggacaaaaccctctgggggtagatgtttctgacttgggattggtcccaggcgtgagggtcccaccaaagttcaaagtcccaatctttgacaagtacaatggcagctcttgcccgaagacccacGTGCAAGCCTACTTCCGGAAGATGGTTGCgtactctgatgacgagaagctactcatgtatttcttccaggacagcctagctggggcatccctggaatggtacatgagaTTGGATAGGGCCCatatccgttgctggagggatttggcggaggcttttgtgaagcaataccagtataatgcagacatggccccggacagaactcaactccagaacctgtctcttaaaagcaatgagtgcttcagggaatacgctcaacgctggagggagacagcttcccgtgttcaacctcccatgttggaaaaggagatggccaacatgttcatgaatacgttgcctggaccttaccttgagcgtctggtggggtgcaatgcctctAACTTTGCCGATGTGGTCTCTACGGGAGAGAGGGtagagaattacctgaagacctacaagagctacaatggaggtggatcttcatctggggtaaagaagccatttatgggaggacagaagcagagggaagggggtgtgaattctgcgtcttcatatcaaaa from Lathyrus oleraceus cultivar Zhongwan6 chromosome 7, CAAS_Psat_ZW6_1.0, whole genome shotgun sequence encodes the following:
- the LOC127102795 gene encoding uncharacterized protein LOC127102795; translation: MGTGGGSLEQEFQGFSAVCPGMGVALVGSVGIHRLYIYLEYVSSGSIYKLLQEYGQLGEIAIRNYTRQILLGLAYLHAKNIVHRDIKGANILVDPNGHIKLADFGMAKRITRQSLPFSFKGSPYWMAPEGVAKPIPTEVQTRLLGSHIYTKFSRCGAAEVLDGLNVDNNAIIDEAKADAVIGQSQQQFLVRTGAIEMGETTSHSEYSDNQPRYTLLHQIDGFARLVLKDKLAILRAAESIAICILHSRRLVR